The segment AATTGATCAATATAATCGTAACAAACTTTAACCAGGCTAATACATAAAGCTGCAAGATGTCGCACAAGATTTTACTGTTTCTTAAGTTTTTGATGGAAGATTTTTTCTTTCGTTAcgataaaaaatgtataaaaaggaATACACAggaatgtgtaaaatttaattttcattaatcattaaatgagttttatcataaaaatattttttttaaaaataatacaacgAACTTTTATATTCGTTTTAACCTTGAACAACATAGAACCTTTCTATAGCAGAATTAATAATAATAGATAAAAACCCAACCCTTCCCCCATCCCCTcctttaaaaaagcaaaaagaaaaaaaaagaaaaaaaacccccaacaaaacaaccccccaccccccccaaCCCCAAAAGTATTGTGCGTcatatgttaataaaaatataattactaTAAACACATTGAACGAAGGTAcaacaatacaagcaaagggCCTAAGCAACAATTTCAGTATCATTCATTAATAGTTAAAGGAAATCTGGTCACTCAGGGCAGtgtcattttgtttaataacttAAAGTCTTATAATTATTACACAGTTCGGTGCAACGTCAATGCATTTTTCTGTTTGTAATCAGAAACTCTATGTCATGGTAACTGAGAGGGACATGGTCTAACCACAAAACCTTCATTACCTCTAAATTCGTGCATATGCATTATGCCAGTATTTTAATTTCGAACTAGAAATCATTTAAAGAGCACTTCTTCCTGAAGTATTGTAATAGGGGAGCGgaaaagatatgaaaaaattcaCTTGAGCGACACTTATTCAAAGCTAAACTGGGTTAACAGTGTTTCCGACTGTTTGACGTCATCTATGTATTGCTAATTTGCCACTTTTGGCGAGAGAAACGGATTAATACTTGTGTATTTTTGCTATAATTTAAGACGACAATATTGAAGTGTATGTTACGGAAAACTGGGCGATGGGTAgacaattcaaaatattgattttgatttcaatatttGCAATAGTGAGCGGATATGATCTGGTTCATGAGTTCAAAGATCGTCAGAAGTCCGTAGATCAAGCTTTAGATTACATGAAAATTGGGTTGCAGGAATTTAGTGAAGGTATTGAAAAGATGGTGATGAAGAAACTTGAGGGAGTCGAAAACATTGTTGacgaaaaaattaaacaattattaggGAATGGTACAAGGAACATTGTTGAAGATCAATCCACCGACCAAAAGAAAACCAGCGAAAATCTACTTTCCACTTTTCAAACCGAACAGCGGCAAAACATCGAGTCTCCAACTTCGAGAGTtgataagaaaatcagtgactTACTTTTCACAGCTCAGATTGAACAGCGTCTTTTTAGACAGGAACTGATCTCCGTTACAGCCAGTTTGTTTGGAAAACTAGAAAAAATCAGTGATGTTCTTTCCACAACTCAGAATGAACAACAACTCTTAAAGCAGGAAATTAAGTCTCTTTCAACCAATTTGTCTGATACAGTTGATCAGAAAATCAGTTATCTTACTTCTACAGCCCAGACCGAACAACAACAATTAAGACAAAATTTTGAGTTCCTTTCAATCAATCTGACTAGGACTATTGAGGGGAAAATAAGTGATGTACTTTTGACAACTCAAACCGAACAATCATTGTTATGCCGGAAAATGGAGTATTTTACAACCAATCTGACTGGAAATATTAAAGAGAAAATCATTGATGTCCTTTCTACAACTCATACAGAACAGCAAGTCTTAAACAAGAAAATCGAGTCTCTTTTAACTAATTTTTCTAAGAATGTTGAAAAGAAAGTCAGTAATAAACTTTCTTCTATTCAGACCGAACAGCACATTTTAAAACAGGAAGTGTTTTCTCTTACAGCCAATCTGGTTGGGAAGGTCGACGGTATAAGAAACACGAGTATGTATGTGGCTGAGCAGCTTTCTTCAGGAGAAGCTATAAATATGCTTAGAAATGTCGAAATGATATACCAATTTCTTCTAAAAGTACATAACAGAACTGTTTTCGACTGTGCGGACATTTTGGAGAAATATCCTAACACTAGAGGGAAGAATGGCGTGTTTTATGTCCACGCTTCATCAAATAGATCAAAGGCCGTGTTCTGTGATATGACCACTGACAACGGAGGATGGACGGTACGCTATCTCTTCTTTCTCTGTATTTctcattttgatattataaGATCATAAGAAGCATATTTTTCCAATgataagttgatttttaattttttttttatcaacctgataatttttttgcaaatgaatAGAATTTAGTAACATGAACTTCGCTCAATATATGGAACAGGTGATTCAGCGGAGAGTGAATGGATCAGTAGACTTTTACCGGAACTGGACGGAATACAAGAACGGGTTTGGATTCGCTGACCACGAGTATTGGATCGGTATTGATTTTccttttccttttattttctcGTAAAGATATTGTTAAATATTGGGGTTTTAGATAAACAACccggttattaaaaaatatcagtcGAAACCGCTCATTCAAAGGATGTTTTATCTTATCTTTCCTGCGGATTTCCAATTTAACCACCTACACATTGCCTCTCCCCTAAACAGAAA is part of the Magallana gigas chromosome 3, xbMagGiga1.1, whole genome shotgun sequence genome and harbors:
- the LOC117692866 gene encoding angiopoietin-4-like isoform X5, which codes for MGRQFKILILISIFAIVSGYDLVHEFKDRQKSVDQALDYMKIGLQEFSEGIEKMVMKKLEGVENIVDEKIKQLLGNGTRNIVEDQSTDQKKTSENLLSTFQTEQRQNIESPTSRVDKKISDLLFTAQIEQRLFRQELISVTASLFGKLEKISDVLSTTQNEQQLLKQEIKSLSTNLSDTVDQKISYLTSTAQTEQQQLRQNFEFLSINLTRTIEGKISDVLLTTQTEQSLLCRKMEYFTTNLTGNIKEKIIDVLSTTHTEQQVLNKKIESLLTNFSKNVEKKVSNKLSSIQTEQHILKQEVFSLTANLVGKVDGIRNTSMYVAEQLSSGEAINMLRNVEMIYQFLLKVHNRTVFDCADILEKYPNTRGKNGVFYVHASSNRSKAVFCDMTTDNGGWTVIQRRVNGSVDFYRNWTEYKNGFGFADHEYWIGNDMLHKLTSLKTQELRVDMERFNGEKAYAVYSRFSVGDETSKYKLEVQGYSGNAGCDCNA
- the LOC117692866 gene encoding angiopoietin-4-like isoform X2, which encodes MGRQFKILILISIFAIVSGYDLVHEFKDRQKSVDQALDYMKIGLQEFSEGIEKMVMKKLEGVENIVDEKIKQLLGNGTRNIVEDQSTDQKKTSENLLSTFQTEQRQNIESPTSRVDKKISDLLFTAQIEQRLFRQELISVTASLFGKLEKISDVLSTTQNEQQLLKQEIKSLSTNLSDTVDQKISYLTSTAQTEQQQLRQNFEFLSINLTRTIEGKISDVLLTTQTEQSLLCRKMEYFTTNLTGNIKEKIIDVLSTTHTEQQVLNKKIESLLTNFSKNVEKKVSNKLSSIQTEQHILKQEVFSLTANLVGKVDGIRNTSMYVAEQLSSGEAINMLRNVEMIYQFLLKVHNRTVFDCADILEKYPNTRGKNGVFYVHASSNRSKAVFCDMTTDNGGWTVIQRRVNGSVDFYRNWTEYKNGFGFADHEYWIGNDMLHKLTSLKTQELRVDMERFNGEKAYAVYSRFSVGDETSKYKLEVQGYSGNAGERLYNSNNMMFSTLDQDNDGKSSGSCATKYRTAGWFNSCFYANPNGQYTDSEKTDPKYITWNHWKNSWISLKSIQMMIRPRA
- the LOC117692866 gene encoding angiopoietin-2-like isoform X3; this translates as MGRQFKILILISIFAIVSGYDLVHEFKDRQKSVDQALDYMKIGLQEFSEGIEKMVMKKLEGVENIVDEKIKQLLGNGTRNIVEDQSTDQKKTSENLLSTFQTEQRQNIESPTSRVDKKISDLLFTAQIEQRLFRQELISVTASLFGKLEKISDVLSTTQNEQQLLKQEIKSLSTNLSDTVDQKISYLTSTAQTEQQQLRQNFEFLSINLTRTIEGKISDVLLTTQTEQSLLCRKMEYFTTNLTGNIKEKIIDVLSTTHTEQQVLNKKIESLLTNFSKNVEKKVSNKLSSIQTEQHILKQEVFSLTANLVGKVDGIRNTSMYVAEQLSSGEAINMLRNVEMIYQFLLKVHNRTVFDCADILEKYPNTRGKNGVFYVHASSNRSKAVFCDMTTDNGGWTVIQRRVNGSVDFYRNWTEYKNGFGFADHEYWIGERLYNSNNMMFSTLDQDNDGKSSGSCATKYRTAGWFNSCFYANPNGQYTDSEKTDPKYITWNHWKNSWISLKSIQMMIRPRA
- the LOC117692866 gene encoding angiopoietin-4-like isoform X1, with translation MGRQFKILILISIFAIVSGYDLVHEFKDRQKSVDQALDYMKIGLQEFSEGIEKMVMKKLEGVENIVDEKIKQLLGNGTRNIVEDQSTDQKKTSENLLSTFQTEQRQNIESPTSRVDKKISDLLFTAQIEQRLFRQELISVTASLFGKLEKISDVLSTTQNEQQLLKQEIKSLSTNLSDTVDQKISYLTSTAQTEQQQLRQNFEFLSINLTRTIEGKISDVLLTTQTEQSLLCRKMEYFTTNLTGNIKEKIIDVLSTTHTEQQVLNKKIESLLTNFSKNVEKKVSNKLSSIQTEQHILKQEVFSLTANLVGKVDGIRNTSMYVAEQLSSGEAINMLRNVEMIYQFLLKVHNRTVFDCADILEKYPNTRGKNGVFYVHASSNRSKAVFCDMTTDNGGWTVIQRRVNGSVDFYRNWTEYKNGFGFADHEYWIGNDMLHKLTSLKTQELRVDMERFNGEKAYAVYSRFSVGDETSKYKLEVQGYSGNAGLCTTTVIVGERLYNSNNMMFSTLDQDNDGKSSGSCATKYRTAGWFNSCFYANPNGQYTDSEKTDPKYITWNHWKNSWISLKSIQMMIRPRA
- the LOC117692866 gene encoding angiopoietin-4-like isoform X4, coding for MGRQFKILILISIFAIVSGYDLVHEFKDRQKSVDQALDYMKIGLQEFSEGIEKMVMKKLEGVENIVDEKIKQLLGNGTRNIVEDQSTDQKKTSENLLSTFQTEQRQNIESPTSRVDKKISDLLFTAQIEQRLFRQELISVTASLFGKLEKISDVLSTTQNEQQLLKQEIKSLSTNLSDTVDQKISYLTSTAQTEQQQLRQNFEFLSINLTRTIEGKISDVLLTTQTEQSLLCRKMEYFTTNLTGNIKEKIIDVLSTTHTEQQVLNKKIESLLTNFSKNVEKKVSNKLSSIQTEQHILKQEVFSLTANLVGKVDGIRNTSMYVAEQLSSGEAINMLRNVEMIYQFLLKVHNRTVFDCADILEKYPNTRGKNGVFYVHASSNRSKAVFCDMTTDNGGWTVIQRRVNGSVDFYRNWTEYKNGFGFADHEYWIGNDMLHKLTSLKTQELRVDMERFNGEKAYAVYSRFSVGDETSKYKLEVQGYSGNAETNQPGKL